The Hippoglossus hippoglossus isolate fHipHip1 chromosome 4, fHipHip1.pri, whole genome shotgun sequence DNA window CTGTCCGATGGGTATGGCGGCAGCGGCCTTTGAGCCAAATGAAGCGCTTGCACTTGTCTGTCggtcctcctgctctgctgtctGCTCTCAGTCCACTGATTGTCCAACTGTATGTCCGTCGGCCTGTTCTCTGACCACGACCTGTCTAGTTGCCTCCCGCCCATCCActgtctttctatctttctgtcAATCTGCCGCTGGGTGTGTCTGTCAACTGTCCACTGTCTGTCCATATGTCTGTTTGGATGTCTGCTCTCAGTCCTGTACCTGTCCGTTTGTCTGTCGGTCGTTCTCGCCTCTCCAAAAGTTCTATCTTGCAGCCTGTCGTCAGCCCGCTGTCTCTCTGCATGCTGATCACTCTGCCCCGCTTCCAACCGCGGCTTGTCTGTTTGCACCCCCTCTGTTGATCTCTGTTTGTCGTCCACCCAGTACGTGTCCGTCTCCAACGGCAGATCGCACACAGCATCTGCTTCAGCTTTctatcaaaacacaaaaagaagagGCAAGAGAACCACTGCAAACTGTGAAAAACTTTcagcacagacaaaaacagtGGCGCGTCACACTGACAGTACCTCTCTTGGAGAATAGAAGGGGTGTTTGCTTCCTCCCACGACTGTGTGAGGGATGCCCGGCACTGGGGTTGGACTCAGGATGAGGGGGGTTTTCCCGTGGTGATCAATCactttcccatcagccccttCACCAGGAGATCCAGCTCTGGCGGCGGACCTCGGAGGCTGGAGGAGTGTGTACACGTTCTCTGTGGCCGTTCTGAAAGTGGGAGTAAGACactgaagatgaagaagaagatttcaaactaaaatgtcacaATCTTCGAGAGCAGTGCAATTATAAAAGTATCACTTTACTGGTTAAAACTCTTACTGTCCTAATCTGTGTGTGACGTGCCGTGTGTTCATTTCTAATCATTTGGCTGACTGTGGGATCCGGAGTCGGAGCCACCGGCTGTCACTGACATCTGTGTATACTCTGGTATCAGCGGGCCTACGCTTTGGCAGCTATCAGCCATTTACCAAATCAACAAAGAAACGAGAGAGATTTAGGTTGATATTTGTCCGAGTGTTTATGGAGTTCAGTGCTGTGGATTgtttgagaaagagaaaaccaGAGAAGAATGGAAGGAAAGCGAATGTGTCCTTTCTGATGTGCTGTTTCGCGATGATCTGGTTCATTGTGTTCCATGTTCAAGGCCACGCTTTTCTCAACACTATTGTTATGCAGCAGGGGCAGATCGAATATTTTTcaaaatcaggggccataaaggggccataaaggggccataAAGGAGCCGACATCCATgaacaattcctgattcagtctggttcacatttaagtcattccttgttaaCTGTTAGTTCTGTAGCTCCTTGTACAAACACATTTGGTTCTTCGAAAAgtttagaaaatatatattattaacaaattgtcatacttattgttagtaagtgactagtTTATGGCAAAATAGACAAGATTACTTCAGGGACCATTTCAGCTGGCCACTGCCCTGCACCTctagtgtgcatgtgtgtgtgtgtgtgtgtgtgtgtgtgtgtgtgtgtgtgtgtgtgtgtgtgtgtgtgtgtgtgtgtgtgtgtgtgtgtgtgtgtgtgtgtgtgcttgcgtgtgGTTATATACAAACCCAGTGGGTGCTGTAGAAACAGTGTGACACCCATCTCCATAGCTCTCTGCTTCAGACTCCTGAGGCCCCTGAGTGGACAGAGTTTGGTTGCGGTTCTTGCGGAAACTGAAGATGGCGAGCacgtttctcctcttcttcctccgcagagAGTGAGCTTTGTGCAGAGATGAGAGCTGACTGAAAGAGGTGAGAGAGGTCGAGTGTCACACACACGGTCTGGTCCAGAACagtcatcgtgtgtgtgtgtctgtctgtgtccacacATGAGTCATCCCTGTGTGGATGTCATTTTATCCATCACAGTCGTCTAAGTCGAGGGTTTCTCCACTCTGCTTCTACACTATGAGCATGGAGGTTACATCTCTTGATTTAAAAGTGCActtctttatattatattatagatGCAATCCTATTAAAAACACTgagttgaaaaataaacactcacCAAACTGCTGTATCTAGATTTTAAAGGGTCACACTGCTGGCTCTGCTTGTTGAAGCTCATTAATTCTAAACTGAGTAGACTTTATAATACTGCTGACTGACCagacattcatttaaaaagcagatttacTCCACATCTAATGAGATCCTGCATCAATGAACCAGTCATGCCCAGTGAGAAccacaccagcagctccacccgCACTAATGAGTGACTAAGTGTAGGCTTAAGGAGGACAGAATCAACTAAAACAATCCAGACCTTGCCATGAGATTAATTCAAAGGCTGACAAAGCTCAGGGGAAACAGCCTTCTTGAATTATGAAAAATAAGAACCTGACAGAGCCAATTAAAATAAGGCAAAGCTCAGCAGGGTTCTGACaccaaatgaatgaatgaattaatcaaTGATTTATATggtctgaaataaaacatttctattGAAAATGAAACCCAAGGGAGtaaaaaataagtaaacatgaatTCGTCTTGTGTTTATTGTAAAATGTTGCTGTTCAGCTGAAACTTCTCTTTTACATCCTTAAAAATGCAATTATCTTTTCCCAGCTTTACAGTCAAGGTGACAAAGTGCTCACTGTGAAATTTTCCCTGATTTTCCAGAACTTTCCCTGCCCCTTTCCCTAGATAAGTTTGCAGTGAATGgcagagtgagcccatgtgacaaTACAGCAGGGAAATGTCTGGGAAGATCGCAGCGAGCAAGTGAGCATGCTGAtgacatatttaaaacatgacaGGTGcataacagagaaaaacaaaaagaacacagATATCTGAGGATGAAATTAGAGGAGCCATACAACTTGGAAAGATTTAACAAGTTTCGtgagcttttcttttctccacaggaGATACAGTTGTAAATGACAACAATCATTTTAGAAGCACCAGTGGAACAACTCTCACCTATCAGGGAGCACTCTTTTAGTGTAGAAGTCAGGCAGTCCATCATCAAGAGGGCTGATTCCTCCGTTTTCACTgcagtgctgcacacacacacacatttagactcCTTTTAGAGAGGTCAGATTACTCACAGTAgatttcatttgtaaatgttccatatgcaataaaacaaatggatTACATGACTTCAGTGAGATGACATAATCCAATTGCAGCCATCCACTTTGTATAGATTACCTCTGACACAGACAGGAACCACTGCCAGCAGGCACGGACATTAGGGAGTGGGAGAGttatacacagacagacagacagtcagagtgagagagagacagacagacagacaggcagacagacagagtgagagacagacagacagacagagtgagagagagacggacagagagacagatggagagacagacagactaacagacagagagagagacagaaagatcaGCCTTACTGTCTCAGCGGGGACGTGTCCTCCTTTATGCCTCCGTGGCGGTCTTGGCCGAACCCGTGTCACATGAAGTAGAGGCAAGCCCTGTGTAGGTAGCTCTGACAGGCCCTCCCATGATGCCGAGCGGGACAGTGGCGATGAGTACGATGGCAGAGAGGGGGGTggagaggagctggagtcgTCACACAGACCTGACAGAAAGGAAGAGGAATGAAAGGATTGCAGAGGATTTGAGTGCAAGAGACCGAGTATAGGCCCAGTGACGAAGACAAGATGGGGGAATTACAAGAAACCATAATTTCCGCTTCAAAGTCAAAACAATCAGCGACCGCTCTGAGACGCAGTGACTCAGACTTGGCTCAGGCGAGATTAAAACAGCCATTAACAGACTTCTCAGATGGACTGATGGGAAACGGAAAAAAAGACACTATAGAAACACACTAATGGGGCCCTGAAAGAGACAAGATGGGGTGAGAGTGAGACAGGAAagaggagcgggaggaggaTAAAAGGATAGACCGCACTACTTACTCAGTCTAGTGGAGACAGGTCGGATTCGTCTTGTTCTCGAGCTGTGCTTCTTAATGGCTATTGTGtcctgggagaaaaaaaactaaacgatATGAGAGTAGGGTACGACAGGCAAGCAGGAACAAGTAAACATGTCAACAAGCACAAATGGTACAAGACTCGCTTTAGGCAAATCAGAGTGGAGCTTTGCCAAATCGAGTCACTTTACTTTTTGAAACAATGCATGATAAGTTAAGTGATGAACAAATTTCAAGCACAGGCTGACAAATGGAACATGTAAAAACAGACAATGTGATATAAcaaacacccactgggacatagtggaaagatgaaaaacactgaagaaactaTATAATTTCCTCCAGGTCATGGGATGGCAGGAAAAATTTATAATATAAAGTTTTCCCAGTTGAaggaaaaataatcatttgttcATGAAAGCTAAGTTCATGCATAATACTGTTCATCATCACATGAAATCAATATCACGTCTCTTCAAGTCAATAGGAGTTTGATTTACCTATTCTTGGTTTTACTAAGAGATACAACAGGATATGATATTGTCAGCTTATCACTGAAAGTAAATATATGTCTAAGTCAGGACGCATGCAAAGCAAGAAAATAATGGGGCCTGAGACGTATCCTTGAGGGACTCCACAGAAGATACTAATTGTTAATAATCAATAAAGAGTAATCAAGACCAACATCATGAGCTAAGAGCAGATTCAGATTGGTTTAATTCCCCCAAATATACAGTACTGTTAATTAAATACAGGACAGGTAGGTTTATCACATTTTCCCAGAAGACTTTACCCAAATAATTGGTTTTCATATCAGATAAGAATTAttcaaatctgttttataaAGCGTGGCTGATTGTTTGAAACACAGCGTTAGCACCTGCTGTGAGAGACCCATAACAGAGTTAACCAACAATCTCCAAAATTTATATTAAAAGAGATTTTGCAGTGCATAATATCCAGATCTAGCAGGTGCTGGAGACACTTTTTCAAATAAATCCTAGAGATAAATTGATTTAACTTGTGAATTAGCAGCATTATTCTGCAAAAAGAGCTGGGAAATAAATAAGTGCTCTGATAGATTCAGCTTTGTGaagaatgaaaaatgttttaaattccACACAGGTTTTAGAGGAGGCATCAAGGCTGGAGTCGTATGGGAGGGTAATGACTGAGCTGTTTGTGATGAAAAGGGCCCTGGGCTTGTGGCAGATTATTGAAATAGTGTCAGAGAAACTGTTTACTGCAGTTTTACTTGCTTTCTTGTAAATATTGAGCTGCTCTTTTAGTTTCTCTAGAGCTTTccaattaatttgttttcattcacttgGCTTCCATACATTCTAGCCAGAGTTGATACATTCAGATAagaatttctttcactttttattcaatGTAATTGAATGAGCATGTTCCTGTCGGAGTATTGTGTTCATCATGTAAACcaactaatttaatttaaagatattaataaaaacataatttccacCCTTCATTAGAAGCATGTCTTAGACAATGTAAAGGAAGAAACTGACGATGACAGTGATACAAGAAAACTAATGTCAGGACAACATGCAGGTCACTCTAACGGTTTCAGAATGAAAACTGccaccagcattaccacaggaccacaagcaaacagcccattacaAGTATGTTTAGAACTGGTACTGCACTTTttctgagaaaaacacacatatgtCCACACTCACTATGCTGGTGCCAAGCTCCTCATCTGTGATGTCCAGAgagtctctgtgtctgttcaaTCTCCAACCTGCCCCGTCTTCACACATGCCATCCCACCGTTTAAGGTGTGACACCTGCCGTgtctgaaacaaacagaactcTTAAAACCTTTTGACTCATTTACTTCGTGTCTCACAAACCTCTGCAGTAAGTGCTTTGTACTTACCAGGGTTTTATGGGTGGTGTAGAGCTCCTGAAGGATTTGGTCCACAATGGAGTTGGTGAGATAGGAAACAACTGAGAGCTTCACTTCCCTGCAGGAGATTGGGTtagagagaaaggggggagacAAGAGAGGAAAAGGTTTGGTAAAAGTGAGAGCAAATCAATAACCTGCTTATCAAATTCAGACTTATTGCTGCAATCCTTtactgctgctctccctcctttccttctccacGTCAGCCTCTTACTCTAAAGCTCGATGGATGTCTTGCGCTGCTCTTTCCATAAGCGCGGTCCGAATGGCAGATCGAGGGATGGACACGCGCTCTGATACGGACGAGAGAGGAGGACTCAATCTCTCCGCCGCAGAAGAAGATAAAGGACAGAGCTCGCGACACAGAGACACCATAGAGTCGACGATCACCTGCAATGGACGATGGTTATCAGACACTCACTCATCTGCTGTGGATCACAGAGTGAAAAGAAGCTGTTAGATCTACCTGGAGCTCCTGATCTGCAGCTTTGGCAAGTTCACCAGCCAGAGAGTCCAGCCGCTGCCGCACCGGCCCGTCCACAGACAGCACATGAGCCAGCTCACACAGTGAAGGGTAGAGCTTGGAGCACCAGACAGCAGAGGATTAATTAAAATTCAGTGcagcagtaaaagaaaaaagcacgCTCACGCATTTCATATCACTCACAGCGCGGGAACTCCTGGCCTCTTTTAGCACTTGTTTAGCAGCTTGAATCTCCTCCACTTCCCCGGCACctcgtaacacacacacctgctgctgcacacgcacacagaggcGCTCCATCACCTTGGAAACAGATGGGCAGGGAAGGGTTATGAGTGCAAACgcacataaaacattaaataaatgtacacagaGGTGCGCGCGCACAGATTGGTGCTACCTGTTCGGCTGTGCTCGTAACCAGGCCTTGGTGCAGCCGCAGAGCCTGTCGCTGGGAGAAGCGCTGGGTCTGGTTGTTCCTCACCAGAGCGCGCTGGATCTACacaccagagagggagaggagacggagaaTATGAGAAGGAtagatggatttaaaaaaatgacatgatgatgatgatgcaacCCGCAGATTGTAGCAGAGGGAAATAAAGTAATCCATCTAACAAACCCTTACATTTAAATGATGTCTCCCAAATGAGGTTAGGAAGATTAACAGCAGATTAACGGATGCTTCCTTCACACCAGTAGAAGACCAAAAGCAGGAACACCCAGAGCCTGCAAactacatattttatttttgttttttattgtttgtgttcctTTACTTTAACCTGACCACTGACGCTCTCTGTAAAGTAAGATTTGAGGTAAAATTAGGGAGTTTCTTgtatctttttattcattttatagaTCCTACAAAATCCAATTTGAAATACGGTTttattaacacttgaacaacaACTTAGGACTTGAATCTGCTTTGAACTTTCTTTAACCTACTCCCTCCGAGTGTAAAGGGAAAGAAGCTGTTAGCGGCACATTAAGTTTCCTTTTCCTGCTGAATAATTCTAAATATAAACACTGCTATTGTTTCTATTTCCaagaaacatgattttttttctagAACCTTTGCAGAAAACGTCTCAGTACCTTGTTTTCTTAAAGAAACTGAAGGCTAAGATGACTCAGCCAATAGACTTACAATGGGACTGAGATCATTGTGGACAAGCTTTTGGGATCTGCACTGAGCTGCACTATGTTCTACAGTGGCAGGGTTTTATGGTAATATATCTCTTTATTAAAAAGGTTGGGCTTTTACCAGACACACTTCTTGGAGAGCCTCAGATTTGCTCTGtccttcattttgttttctctgtcaaaACCTTGAAAATTCTGCTCATTCATGATCCGCATGTTCTTGATggtaaaaatgatgaaaaaaaatgatgaaaatgtcttttgtaAACCAGAAAGATTTTATCTCCCACATCTTTGTTGAATTTGTTTGAATTCaacttttttcttcctgaaatTGAAAACGTGACAATGGCTCGTCTATGATGCCGACCTTCGTCAGTGCCTGCTCTGTCCTCTCGGGGGCGCTGCGGTACGCCTGGCTGATGTCACTTAGGGGGAGAGGCATGTATTGCAACGTGAAATTACTGAGAGAgggaacagaagaagaagaagaagaaggaagaagaggaggttgATTTATTGATGGAGACATAGAAAGactaaaaggagaaaatgaagtgGGTTACACAGACGAGGGTTAGTTTGGGTTAATATCCTCACTGGACAGAACTCATCCCAAAATATCCTGCCTATGCCATGCAACGAGTGTGAGTAATACTTTGATCTGTGTAACCATGTCATCTTTAGCCTAAAGGTGAGTCTGGACCATTAAAGATAGCAGAGTGGGAAGCAACAATTTGCACAGCTCACGTTGCAAATTTCAACGTGGTTAAATGTTCTAAACATCAATCTAACACTTAAGATCATTACGGCTCTTGCGGCTGGTGTACAAGGTATCTTCTTATTTAAAGCCTAGATTCCAGCATATCAAATAAACATTGATGATGCGTTCATGCTCTTACTGTTCAAGTGCTCGGGCCACATCGAGAAATCCTGCCGCGGAGGTGTTGTTGCGATCCCAGGTCACACTCCTGCAGGAAAAAATCAGGAGTTGCTTTGAATATTAACCCTCATATAGAGCAGACACATAAGTTACGCTGCAGAAATATCCTCCCTCTCTTAGTCCTGTCCTTCACCTGAGCGTGGTGTTGATCTGCAGCGCTTTGCTCAGCATCTTGGCTCCGATGTCGTCCATGTTGTTTCCGCTCAGGTCCACTTTTCTAAGGCAGGTGTTGCTGCCCAGGGCGTTGACCAGCATGGTGCCCCGAGAGCGCAGGCGTGAGTCGGACAGGGACAGAGACTGCAGGgcctggagaggaagagggggaagtGAGCGTGAAAGAGGcacatgtgtttaaatgtgccGTGGGGGAATTTAGGAATAAATGAGGcagagggcggggggggggcctgagcagtgaagagaagagggaaaaacCAATGGGATAAAATGCAGCGATGAAGCTTTACATGCTGTATGTATGAATTATTTACTATGTGTGCATGTAGCGATAGAGACACCAGGCCCACAGGGGTAACAGAGCAACAGTGACACATCTACTGTGAAATATAACACCAGACAGTGTCCAGGAAaccagagcagaggagcaaGAGTAAGAAATGAGCTTTTATCCTCATTCCtcttcatttaaaatacattttgacattatttgGATGATTTGTTATGTAGCAAAGCTACTGCCGACAAATTTGCATCTCACAGTATGTTTTTATTGGAGCAGACTTTTCCTGCGTTATCACTCACACATTCCTCGTCCTGTATGAGTTGAACCAGCTTCTGCAGGACCTCATCCAGaaccctgcagacacaaacCATGAAGACAAACACCGAGACAACGCTGTGTGAGCCAGCACGACTAATTACCTCCTGCTAGTGAGCTGTCCGCCCGAGGAGCGGCAGCCGTTTGAGAAAatgtaagtaaaaaaaaaagcacagacacGCACAGTATATTCGAGCTGGCACATTTGGTACGCGCACACTCGTGtttcagtacacacacacacacacacacacacacaaactgcagttAAAGCTgagtaacaaaaaaaacatcagcaccTGTGTTTGATGTTGAAGTTCTTGCCCAGATGAAGGTTTTTGAGGGAAGGGTGTCTGGAGAGGGCTGGGAGCACTGTGAGCAAGTCTGCATCTAGacctgtcaacacacacacacacacacacacacacaaatatataaagcTCAACATGACGTGATCCATTAACAACCCACTCACAGGGTCACAGTGAGATGTGCTGCATTGTGCCACTGTACCATTGTCTGAGATATCCAAAGTGGCAATGGAGGAGACCCGGGGGAGGAATTCCTGGAtaacagcagctcctgcagtCCTCAGctggcgagagagagacagaaacaaaaaactaacATGTGCACAGACATAAATCAGAGTCAATTTAGCTCAGTCTTTGAGGTATTGTTCTATTTTCCAGAGTGAGGCAAAAATTATGGGTGTCTTTTCTATGTCTCTGCAGGCAGTCTAAAGGTTTCTAAAGGTTTGTTGAGCAGTAAGGTTTGCTTGGCATGTGATCTTCAGCAGCTCTGCTCAGTGGTAGAGACAAAACACTTTCTCTTCTTATTAGCTTCActaatacaaataaagataCACAGTTAGGCTGAGAACAAATTCCCAAAGAGAGGCTGAGCTGTTTCTGCATAAAAACAGGAGCAGAGTGGAGCTTTGATACAACTTAATCAGCCCACTTAGTAAAATGAGCATATTCAAAAATGTTCAGATTAAAAGCATGGGGCAGTTAAACCAGACATTTCTCCAGAATTTTATATAAACATTTCACTACATTCAACAGGTGCTGCTACTAAACCACAGGCGGTAGTGGTGTAGTGAAACTTAATAGGTACATTCACTCAAGAACTGTACATTAGTACGATGCTTCGTACGATGTTGCCACAATAACTTGACTTACTTACTTAATCACACTTTATTAAGTATTAATGAGTAAATTATTGAGTTTTCTACTCCACTCggtttatttgacaaatattttcaaattgcGTTTGCCTatttattagcaggattacgtaagactactcaacagatttcgACAACACTTGGTGGAAAGGTGGGGTAcaggtcagggaggaacccattcaaatctggtgcagatccagatcaggggctggatccaggaatttgtttttcactttctttaacattgtgtgtttttcaacattttcattgatttctcagagaatagttGAATACaggtttaggggactgatatttatgagtgtgtgcaatttggtgcaaatccaaataaaaatttggaatttggtgaatttaaatgtggtttcatcagagAACTGTTGAGCATTGGTGGTGGTgcgtgctctactgagtgccacgCTCATTCTCTTAGGATTTCCCAAAACAAGCAATGTCTTTCATGTTACATACAATGATTTGATCCGAGTTGAGCGAGGCTAAGCTCATGATTTGGGTGTCGTTTAACTGTGatacatgaaaatatatatatttaaattgttaCCACTATCAAtagggagaaaaacacatgcCTTTAACTTGAACTTAAAGTCGAGGTGAAAAGAGCTCCAGGGATGATCTCTTACCTCACAGCCACTGATGTCCAGATGAAGGTCATTGATATGAGGGTTGGAGGTTAACCCTGCGAGGAGAGCCCTGttgagacaggaagtggagaaagtGTGTGTCACATTTGGAGAGGGCAATAATCACCTTGTTGACTCAGCTGAATATGTCCAAATCAAGCATGGAGTGTGGAGGTGTTTCCTTAAAAGGGAGCAGATATGTAGTGGTAATAAGACGTAACACGGAAAGTACCTCAGAACATCAGAGGGCAGCTTCATAGAGGCCAGGCTGACATGAGTGAGGCTGAAGGCCGAGCTGAAGAACTGACGGAACAACGGCAGCGTGTCCTTCACTTTCCTATTGGATTGACAAAAAAATAGAACgagatgaaagagaggaggcacaggagTGAAAAGATACAAGAGAGATGTTAGAGGGCACGTGCCCGGCCACACAGAAGAGATGAAGTCACAGTGTTTGGGTAAATATGAGTGCTGGGGCTGAAGACAGAGCactgacacagaaagagaaatgaagagaatATGGCTTCGGTGTAAGTGGGGTCAAATGATAGATAGCTCCGCTTAAATATTCATGAGTCTTATCTATGCAGGCAGCACCGagggttgtggttttaaacggCGGTGGACACACCCACAGATAGGAAGCACAATGTTTCAATGATTGCCACAAAGCTCATTTCTGATTTCCCATTAAGCAGGAGatgaagacacaaaaaaaagaacgagggagggagacagagagaatggATCAGGCTTttaagatgaaagaaaagaagataTGTCTTCCTAGATTTGGATTTGCCACAGGGTTTATTTTTCAGAGACTCTTAAAAGATCTGACTAACCTGTGGGAGAAGGAATTTTTGGAAAGATTCAGAAAGGAGAGATCAGCGCAACACCCCCTCAGAAGAGCCCCAAATAGCTGCGTTAGACACAGGGTGGAGACAGTTAATcttacacacagagagagaaacgcatttcttttttaacatgGCATATCAACATTTGATCATAACCCCGAAGCCGTTGAAAACACTCACTGAGTCTACGGCGCAATCTGTGCCTGACAGATCTAAATGGACCAGGCAGTTGGGCTGAGACAAGAAGAGATACAAGTTctgcaaacagagacagaggaaaagaaagaaagcagcatCGTCATGAGCAGGAAAAGTGGGGTAAAAATGgaacagcatgtgtgtgtgtgtgtgtgtgtgtttttcagatggGTTGTGCTTTCTGACCGAGGCATCCTCCCCCGAGAGGACACCGGGGTTCTTGCTCAGGTCCAGGTGCAGGAGGGAGTTGGAGTACTCGTCGCTGGAGCACagagcctgagagagagacaccactcctgagagagaaagagagagagagagagggagggagggagagaggcgaGGCCGTGGGATGGGGGTGTAGATggataaaagggaaaaaaaagagagtaagAGTGAGACGGGGATAGAGGAG harbors:
- the LOC117760062 gene encoding capping protein, Arp2/3 and myosin-I linker protein 3-like isoform X3, translated to MASKEITASGFVSVSKDISESIRKIIDRSSIKFVCGIKLDTKNGKTEDRILVLTTWRLYFLAPKVPAKVESTFNFLEIRALNSHPDHQVIIDTDKSSFCLRFESREHVNHVVSHINYALSRIFNNSIFAPSICHSDSDLSEGSRKYSPSSETSVETQRACGGFSETYAALCDYNGISCKEEVQWDVDTIYHSQDNREFNLLDFSHLESRDLAVIVASMAYNTWFTKLYCKDLRIGSEVTEQVLHTVSKSSSLEEITLENAGLKSDFPQKMSAALSENPASVIHSLNLAHNSLDNQGVSNLIQQVCRLSKGLRLLNLSKTSLTSKGVVSLSQALCSSDEYSNSLLHLDLSKNPGVLSGEDASNLYLFLSQPNCLVHLDLSGTDCAVDSLFGALLRGCCADLSFLNLSKNSFSHRKVKDTLPLFRQFFSSAFSLTHVSLASMKLPSDVLRALLAGLTSNPHINDLHLDISGCELRTAGAAVIQEFLPRVSSIATLDISDNGLDADLLTVLPALSRHPSLKNLHLGKNFNIKHRVLDEVLQKLVQLIQDEECALQSLSLSDSRLRSRGTMLVNALGSNTCLRKVDLSGNNMDDIGAKMLSKALQINTTLRSVTWDRNNTSAAGFLDVARALEHNFTLQYMPLPLSDISQAYRSAPERTEQALTKIQRALVRNNQTQRFSQRQALRLHQGLVTSTAEQVMERLCVRVQQQVCVLRGAGEVEEIQAAKQVLKEARSSRALYPSLCELAHVLSVDGPVRQRLDSLAGELAKAADQELQVIVDSMVSLCRELCPLSSSAAERLSPPLSSVSERVSIPRSAIRTALMERAAQDIHRALEEVKLSVVSYLTNSIVDQILQELYTTHKTLTRQVSHLKRWDGMCEDGAGWRLNRHRDSLDITDEELGTSIDTIAIKKHSSRTRRIRPVSTRLSLCDDSSSSPPPSLPSYSSPLSRSASWEGLSELPTQGLPLLHVTRVRPRPPRRHKGGHVPAETHCSENGGISPLDDGLPDFYTKRVLPDSQLSSLHKAHSLRRKKRRNVLAIFSFRKNRNQTLSTQGPQESEAESYGDGCHTVSTAPTGTATENVYTLLQPPRSAARAGSPGEGADGKVIDHHGKTPLILSPTPVPGIPHTVVGGSKHPFYSPREKAEADAVCDLPLETDTYWVDDKQRSTEGVQTDKPRLEAGQSDQHAERQRADDRLQDRTFGEARTTDRQTDRYRTESRHPNRHMDRQWTVDRHTQRQIDRKIERQWMGGRQLDRSWSENRPTDIQLDNQWTESRQQSRRTDRQVQALHLAQRPLPPYPSDRTPSPKQETDALKATEATEWHQQETQGDRLMCPDVVGGFTEGWRGGIGGAGGGRAAPTASKPDPPPQSSKPSMSKLRQRHRLESSDAFPALPALPGTEEEGDVERDPGKMEKKDIEKRRDLESHPPPIPEKPSYVTFPKESASERNLPPPPVPPPVIKPVHGLPDRAASQGEEGLRPQAPVKPQRNRKAMSCDADSINSAPGHSELL